A region of Paenibacillus thiaminolyticus DNA encodes the following proteins:
- a CDS encoding PolC-type DNA polymerase III, with protein sequence MSDNRMRFELLMKQAGVPAELAEGSYHDARIERVECSRSNREWTIHIGKASVAPAEAYRSFCLRVQEKLSHIAKIRIIFHYDENVSNAEVVEAYWGLFVEWVKREVASVNGWLHRAKVDVEGDLVKLTLAEATTLELAKKKQIDSYAVQFFQTYFSRSLRFTMQKGSFDTDAYEAFQAKLVEEERQVVQQMMVEAEREAAEAAAPGEAPARLHVGYDIKDDATPIMDIQDEEKRITIQGAVFGLEMKELRNGSTLFTFNVTDFTDSLMMKMFAKTKEDLAMLSLIANGKWVKARGRVEYDRFMMVPELVMIPSDLNEVTPPAERQDPAAEKRVEFHLHSTMSTMDAVAPIDAYIKQAAKWGHKAIAVTDHANVQCYPEAAKAAKKHGLKMIYGLEANVINDDLEVVMNAEPRNLKEATYVVFDIETTGLSVTNTKMTEIAGVKMQDGQEIERYATFVNPHEPIPYHIQQLTNITDEMVKDAPDIDQVLREFTEFVGDAILVAHNARFDMGYVQYNLKKLGMPEMTNPVIDTLELARLIHPTLKNHRLNTLADKYKVSLENHHRAIDDTIALFGILNGLLKDAQAIYGIEMLDRLNDYVGQNLKNARPFHCNIYALNGVGKKNLYKLVSMSHTEYFNRVACIPKSKLVEMREGLLLMSGCEKGEFFETVLNKSIEEAEQVAEFYDVLEIQPLTMYMHLVDKGLVGSKQQIEEALRKVVQIGEKLNKPVVATGNAHYLNPRDKLFRDITIHGITGFSPLKDMRKPDAHFRTTTEMLQEFEFLGKETAYDVVVRNTNQLADRFEDLVLFPDKLFTPIIEGADEEIRTTCYRTAEEVYGTPLPDIVVKRLEKELEPIIKYGFSANYLISERLVKKSNEDGYLVGSRGSVGSSVVATFLGISEVNPLPPHYICKNFECKHSEWITDGSVPSGFDLPDKQCPLCGQMLKGEGQDIPFETFLGFKGDKVPDIDLNFSGEYQPNAHNFTKIMFGEKSVFRAGTIGTVAEKTAFGFAKKYEESHGKSWRGAELNRLASGCTGVKRSTGQHPGGIVVVPDYMEVEDITPVQFPADDTSAEWKTTHFDYHAFDANLLKLDILGHDDPTMMRMLQDLTGVDPTTIPMNDPKVMSLFNSTDALGVPPEQIRTPVATYGIPEMGTRFVRQMLVEAQPSSFADLLQISGLSHGTGVWLGNAQELIKNGVCTIKTVIGCRDEIMLFLIYKAGMDAGLAFKITESVRKGKGLTPEWIEEMKRCNVPQWYIDSCLKIQYMFPKAHAAAYVISAVRTAYFKLYHPIEFYATYFTVRAEDFDIELCCQGYDAINRKISEIEAKGFQATTKEKSMVSILEMALEMTARGFTFKPIDLYRSDATRFQVDEGALIPPFSAVQGIGENAARNIAASREAGEYLSVEDFQNRSKATKTIVELLSQMGCFRGLPESNQLSLF encoded by the coding sequence ATGTCGGATAACAGAATGCGATTTGAGTTGTTAATGAAGCAGGCTGGCGTTCCTGCGGAGCTGGCGGAAGGAAGCTATCATGACGCCAGAATCGAGCGGGTCGAATGCAGCCGTTCCAATCGGGAGTGGACGATCCATATCGGCAAGGCGTCGGTAGCGCCGGCGGAGGCCTATCGTTCCTTTTGTCTCCGCGTGCAGGAGAAGCTGTCCCATATCGCCAAGATCCGAATTATTTTTCATTATGATGAAAATGTAAGCAATGCGGAGGTCGTTGAGGCCTATTGGGGTCTGTTCGTCGAATGGGTCAAGCGGGAAGTCGCATCCGTCAACGGTTGGCTGCATCGCGCCAAGGTCGATGTGGAAGGCGATCTGGTCAAGCTGACGCTGGCTGAAGCGACGACCTTGGAGCTTGCCAAGAAGAAGCAGATCGACAGTTATGCGGTTCAATTCTTCCAGACGTATTTCTCCCGCTCTCTGCGCTTCACGATGCAGAAAGGCAGCTTCGATACGGATGCGTATGAGGCCTTCCAGGCCAAGCTTGTTGAGGAAGAGCGGCAGGTCGTCCAGCAGATGATGGTGGAAGCCGAGCGCGAGGCGGCCGAAGCGGCCGCTCCCGGGGAAGCGCCGGCACGTCTCCATGTCGGCTATGATATCAAGGACGATGCGACGCCGATTATGGATATTCAGGATGAGGAGAAGCGGATCACGATTCAGGGAGCTGTCTTCGGACTGGAAATGAAGGAGCTGCGGAACGGCAGCACGCTGTTCACCTTCAATGTGACGGACTTCACCGATTCGCTCATGATGAAGATGTTCGCGAAGACGAAAGAGGATCTTGCCATGCTTAGCCTCATCGCCAACGGCAAGTGGGTGAAGGCGCGCGGACGCGTGGAGTACGATCGCTTCATGATGGTGCCCGAGCTTGTCATGATTCCGTCGGACTTGAACGAAGTGACGCCGCCTGCGGAGCGGCAGGATCCGGCAGCGGAGAAGCGGGTCGAATTCCATCTCCATTCCACGATGAGCACGATGGATGCGGTGGCGCCGATTGACGCCTACATTAAGCAGGCAGCCAAATGGGGTCATAAAGCGATTGCGGTCACGGATCACGCCAATGTGCAATGCTACCCGGAAGCGGCCAAGGCGGCCAAGAAGCATGGATTGAAAATGATCTACGGCCTGGAAGCGAACGTCATCAACGACGATCTGGAAGTGGTCATGAACGCCGAGCCCCGCAACTTGAAGGAAGCGACCTATGTCGTGTTCGATATCGAGACGACGGGTCTGTCGGTTACGAATACGAAGATGACGGAGATCGCCGGCGTCAAAATGCAGGACGGCCAGGAGATCGAACGCTATGCCACCTTCGTCAACCCGCATGAGCCGATCCCGTACCATATTCAGCAGCTGACGAATATTACGGATGAGATGGTGAAGGATGCTCCCGATATCGATCAGGTGCTGCGCGAGTTCACGGAATTCGTCGGCGATGCGATATTGGTCGCGCATAACGCGAGATTCGATATGGGCTATGTGCAGTACAATCTGAAGAAGCTGGGGATGCCCGAGATGACCAATCCGGTCATCGATACGCTGGAACTGGCCCGGCTGATCCATCCGACGCTGAAGAACCACCGCCTGAATACGCTGGCGGACAAATATAAGGTGTCGCTGGAGAACCATCACCGCGCCATTGACGACACGATTGCGCTCTTCGGGATTTTGAACGGGTTGCTGAAGGACGCTCAGGCCATCTACGGCATTGAGATGCTCGACCGCTTGAATGATTATGTCGGCCAGAATCTGAAGAACGCACGGCCGTTCCACTGCAATATTTACGCGTTGAACGGCGTCGGCAAGAAAAATTTGTATAAGCTCGTATCGATGTCGCATACCGAATATTTCAATCGCGTCGCCTGTATTCCGAAGAGCAAACTTGTGGAGATGCGGGAAGGGCTGCTGCTGATGTCGGGCTGCGAGAAGGGCGAGTTTTTCGAGACGGTGCTCAACAAGTCGATTGAAGAGGCGGAGCAGGTGGCCGAGTTCTATGACGTGCTGGAGATTCAACCGCTGACCATGTATATGCATCTGGTCGACAAAGGACTTGTCGGCTCGAAGCAGCAGATCGAGGAGGCGCTCCGCAAAGTTGTCCAGATTGGGGAAAAGCTGAATAAGCCAGTAGTCGCCACAGGCAACGCGCACTATCTCAATCCAAGAGACAAGCTGTTCCGCGACATTACGATTCACGGTATAACAGGCTTCAGCCCGCTCAAAGATATGCGCAAGCCGGATGCCCATTTCCGCACGACGACGGAAATGCTGCAGGAATTCGAGTTCCTCGGCAAAGAGACGGCCTACGATGTCGTCGTGCGCAATACGAATCAGCTCGCGGATCGGTTCGAGGATCTGGTCCTGTTCCCGGATAAGCTGTTCACCCCGATTATCGAAGGGGCAGACGAAGAGATTCGGACGACCTGCTACCGGACGGCGGAGGAAGTCTACGGCACGCCGCTGCCGGATATCGTTGTTAAGCGGCTGGAAAAGGAACTGGAGCCGATTATCAAGTACGGCTTCTCCGCCAACTACTTGATCTCCGAGCGGCTCGTCAAAAAATCAAATGAAGACGGCTATCTCGTCGGTTCGCGGGGCTCCGTCGGCTCTTCGGTCGTCGCGACCTTCCTCGGCATCTCCGAGGTTAACCCGCTGCCGCCGCATTATATATGCAAAAATTTCGAATGCAAGCACAGTGAATGGATTACGGACGGAAGCGTGCCGAGCGGCTTCGACCTTCCGGACAAGCAATGCCCGCTATGCGGGCAGATGCTGAAGGGCGAGGGCCAGGACATCCCGTTCGAGACGTTCCTCGGCTTCAAGGGGGACAAAGTTCCCGATATCGACTTGAACTTCTCCGGGGAATATCAGCCGAATGCCCATAACTTCACGAAGATCATGTTCGGTGAGAAGAGCGTATTCCGCGCGGGGACGATTGGAACGGTAGCGGAGAAGACGGCGTTCGGCTTCGCCAAAAAATATGAGGAATCGCACGGGAAGTCATGGCGGGGCGCCGAGCTGAACCGGCTGGCGTCCGGCTGCACCGGGGTGAAGCGGAGCACCGGACAGCATCCGGGCGGCATTGTCGTCGTCCCGGATTACATGGAAGTGGAGGATATTACTCCGGTCCAATTTCCGGCGGACGATACGTCGGCCGAATGGAAGACGACGCATTTCGACTATCACGCCTTCGACGCGAATCTGCTCAAGCTTGATATTCTCGGCCACGATGATCCGACGATGATGCGGATGCTCCAGGACCTGACCGGCGTCGATCCGACGACGATTCCGATGAACGACCCGAAGGTGATGAGCTTGTTCAATTCGACGGACGCGTTGGGCGTCCCGCCGGAGCAGATACGCACGCCAGTCGCCACCTACGGGATTCCGGAGATGGGAACGCGTTTCGTCCGGCAGATGCTCGTAGAAGCACAGCCTTCCTCGTTCGCGGATTTGCTGCAAATCTCGGGCTTGTCCCACGGGACAGGCGTATGGCTCGGCAATGCGCAGGAGCTGATCAAGAACGGGGTCTGCACGATCAAGACGGTCATCGGCTGCCGGGACGAGATTATGTTGTTCTTAATCTACAAGGCGGGAATGGATGCCGGCCTCGCCTTCAAAATAACCGAGAGCGTGCGGAAGGGGAAAGGGCTGACTCCGGAATGGATCGAAGAGATGAAGCGGTGCAACGTGCCGCAATGGTATATTGATTCCTGTCTCAAGATCCAGTACATGTTCCCGAAAGCCCACGCTGCAGCGTACGTTATCTCGGCGGTGCGGACCGCGTACTTCAAGCTCTACCACCCGATTGAATTCTATGCGACGTACTTCACGGTGCGTGCGGAAGATTTCGATATCGAGCTGTGCTGCCAGGGTTATGACGCGATCAACCGCAAGATCAGCGAGATCGAAGCGAAGGGATTCCAGGCGACGACGAAGGAGAAGAGTATGGTATCGATTTTGGAGATGGCGCTCGAAATGACCGCCCGCGGCTTCACGTTCAAGCCGATCGATCTGTACCGGTCCGATGCAACCCGCTTCCAGGTGGACGAAGGCGCGCTCATCCCGCCGTTCTCCGCCGTGCAGGGCATCGGGGAGAATGCGGCGCGCAATATCGCGGCTTCCCGCGAGGCGGGAGAATACCTGTCCGTGGAGGACTTCCAGAACCGCTCGAAGGCGACGAAAACGATCGTGGAGCTGCTGAGCCAGATGGGCTGCTTCCGCGGACTGCCGGAGAGCAATCAGCTGTCGTTGTTCTGA
- the rimP gene encoding ribosome maturation factor RimP, with protein sequence MSSPNIKSVVESMITPYLEENGFELVDIEYVKEGSSWFLRIFVDKEGGIDIEDCGRISEYASQKLDETDPIEDAYFLEVSSPGAERPLKKPQDVAKSVGKHVFVTTYEPIGGLKEFEGELVSFDGETMVVQVGGKERAIPYNKVASARLAIVF encoded by the coding sequence TTGAGTTCACCGAACATTAAATCGGTAGTTGAAAGCATGATCACGCCGTATTTGGAGGAGAACGGTTTCGAACTGGTCGACATTGAGTATGTCAAAGAAGGCAGCAGCTGGTTTCTGCGCATCTTTGTCGACAAAGAGGGCGGCATCGATATTGAGGACTGCGGGCGTATCAGCGAGTACGCAAGCCAGAAGCTGGATGAGACTGATCCTATTGAGGATGCTTATTTCTTGGAGGTATCGTCTCCGGGGGCGGAACGCCCGTTGAAAAAGCCGCAGGATGTGGCCAAGTCGGTTGGCAAGCATGTATTTGTCACTACATACGAGCCGATTGGCGGATTGAAGGAGTTCGAGGGAGAACTGGTGTCGTTCGATGGCGAGACGATGGTTGTCCAGGTTGGCGGCAAAGAGCGGGCCATCCCGTATAACAAAGTAGCCAGCGCGCGACTTGCGATTGTCTTTTAA
- the nusA gene encoding transcription termination factor NusA, translating into MSMDFIEALTEIEREKGISKDVLIEAIEAALISSYKRNFNTAQNVRVDVNRATGVIKVFARKTVVDEVLDPRLEISLHAAREMNPNYQLDDICEIEVTPRDFGRIAAQTAKQVVTQRIREAERGLIYNAFIDKAEDIVTGIVQRQDMRNVFVDLGKVEAVLPLNELMPNEKFKHGDRVKAYITKVENTTKGPQIVLSRTHPGLLKRLFELEVPEIFDGVVEIKSVAREAGQRSKIAVHSRNEEVDPVGSCVGPKGMRVQTIVNELRGEKIDIVRWSDDVKEYVANALSPSKVVDVTVYESEKMARVIVPDYQLSLAIGIKGQNARLAAKLTGWKIDIKSESQAEQEPVQDEGGIAEDTDSFDSFEE; encoded by the coding sequence ATGAGTATGGATTTTATTGAAGCGTTGACCGAAATTGAACGAGAAAAAGGAATTAGCAAGGATGTATTGATTGAAGCGATTGAAGCGGCTCTTATTTCCAGCTACAAGCGCAACTTCAACACCGCGCAAAATGTGCGCGTCGACGTGAACCGGGCGACGGGCGTAATCAAAGTATTTGCCCGCAAGACGGTCGTGGACGAGGTTCTCGACCCTCGTCTCGAAATCTCGCTCCACGCTGCCCGCGAGATGAACCCGAATTACCAGCTGGATGACATTTGCGAGATCGAAGTGACGCCGCGCGATTTCGGCCGGATTGCGGCCCAGACGGCGAAGCAGGTCGTCACGCAGCGCATCCGGGAGGCGGAGCGCGGCCTTATCTATAACGCATTCATCGACAAGGCGGAAGATATCGTGACCGGTATCGTGCAGCGTCAAGATATGCGCAATGTCTTCGTCGACCTGGGCAAGGTGGAAGCGGTTCTGCCGCTGAATGAACTGATGCCGAACGAGAAGTTCAAGCACGGGGATCGGGTGAAGGCATATATTACGAAGGTGGAAAATACGACAAAAGGGCCGCAAATCGTCCTGTCCCGGACACATCCGGGGCTGCTGAAGCGCCTGTTCGAGCTGGAAGTGCCTGAAATCTTCGACGGGGTCGTCGAAATCAAGTCGGTCGCGCGCGAAGCGGGGCAGCGCTCCAAAATCGCGGTCCACTCCCGGAACGAAGAGGTAGATCCGGTTGGGTCCTGCGTCGGACCGAAAGGAATGCGGGTGCAGACGATTGTGAACGAGCTGCGCGGCGAGAAAATCGATATCGTCCGCTGGTCGGATGATGTGAAGGAATATGTCGCCAATGCACTCAGCCCTTCCAAAGTCGTCGATGTCACCGTGTACGAATCCGAGAAGATGGCACGGGTTATCGTGCCGGATTATCAGTTGTCGCTCGCTATCGGCATCAAAGGCCAGAATGCGCGCCTCGCCGCCAAGCTGACCGGATGGAAAATTGATATCAAGAGCGAGTCTCAGGCTGAGCAGGAGCCTGTCCAGGACGAGGGCGGCATAGCGGAAGACACAGACAGCTTCGACAGCTTCGAAGAATAA
- the rnpM gene encoding RNase P modulator RnpM: MRTRKVPLRKCVACQEMMPKKELIRVVRTPEEEVLIDLTGKKSGRGAYLCGKLSCFKLAHKSRALDRALKHQVQPEIYEQLAQDFIKVEDEFNAMKEKVDDDE, translated from the coding sequence ATGAGAACAAGGAAGGTTCCGCTGCGCAAATGCGTCGCCTGTCAAGAAATGATGCCGAAAAAAGAATTGATCCGCGTCGTCCGGACGCCGGAAGAAGAAGTCCTCATCGATCTGACCGGCAAAAAATCGGGCCGTGGCGCTTACTTGTGCGGGAAGCTGTCCTGCTTCAAGCTGGCGCATAAATCACGGGCTTTGGACAGAGCGTTGAAGCATCAGGTGCAGCCTGAAATCTATGAGCAGCTTGCGCAAGATTTCATCAAGGTGGAAGATGAATTCAATGCGATGAAGGAAAAGGTGGACGATGATGAGTAA
- a CDS encoding L7Ae/L30e/S12e/Gadd45 family ribosomal protein: protein MSKLMSQLGLAQRAGKLVTGDEIVLKAIRGSQAQLVIVAGDASENTKKKFRDKCKSYSIPLAIGFDRDRLGGSIGKPERVVLAVLDGGFATMMRNGLKTMSEVEYIE, encoded by the coding sequence ATGAGTAAGCTGATGTCTCAGCTCGGCCTTGCTCAACGGGCGGGCAAGCTGGTGACGGGCGACGAGATTGTCCTCAAGGCGATTCGCGGCAGCCAGGCTCAGCTCGTCATCGTAGCGGGGGATGCATCCGAGAACACGAAGAAGAAGTTTCGGGATAAGTGCAAATCGTACAGTATTCCGTTGGCCATCGGATTTGACAGAGACAGACTGGGAGGCAGCATCGGCAAGCCGGAGCGGGTCGTGCTGGCTGTATTGGACGGCGGATTTGCGACCATGATGCGGAACGGACTGAAAACTATGTCGGAGGTGGAGTATATTGAGTAA
- the infB gene encoding translation initiation factor IF-2, whose amino-acid sequence MSKQEKDNKDKLRVYEYAKSLNMSSKEIITILKRLNIPVNNHMSVMENDAVKKVEQFFRDVKANAQAKREGGQPSKPQAQTSQAGTKQTEAAKKPEQHKDSNDRPQGQRGSRDGQRQPQRGDQQRDGNRGQAGRNSDRNAQRGGGGQRDQQRQGEKQTTMNTRPNQTNNRPGGQDSTQRKPQGGTNNTNRGGGPGGSANNANRGGGQGGQGGQGGQGQRQGKPGNAPASNRSNPPRRFEDSNAKDGKRNNKPGNRRFDDNNKFGGSRGGQGRGRNKGRNNNQQQERREKIDNTPKKIIVRGAMTVGELAKLLHKDASEVIKKLLFLGVMATINQEVDLDTIQLIADEFKVEVDLKLPAIEDPFEAEEEMDDEADLMERPPVVTIMGHVDHGKTTLLDAIRKTNVTSGEAGGITQHIGAYQVEFNQKKITFLDTPGHEAFTLMRARGAQVTDITIIVVAADDGVMPQTVEAISHAKAANVPIIVAVNKIDKPEANPDRVKQELTEYELVPEEWGGDTIFVNVSAKQRMGLEELLEMILLVSEVNEFKANPDKRARGTVIEAELDKGRGPVARILVQHGTLRVGDAFVAGTCFGRVRAMVNDKGRRLKEAGPSTPVEITGLTDVPQAGDPFMAFEEERKARSIAEKRATTLRESQWGANSRVTLDDLFKHIKEGEMKELNVIIKADVQGSVEALRGSLEKIDVEGVRVKIIHSGAGAITESDIILATASNAIVVGFNVRPDAQAKATADQEKVDIRLHRVIYSIVEEIEQAMKGMLDPEYKEVVIGHAEVRHTFKVGKVGTIAGCMVTQGKISRSADARLIRDGIVVFDGKIDSLKRFKDDAKEVAQGYECGIMLEKFNDIKEGDIIEAFVMEAVER is encoded by the coding sequence TTGAGTAAACAAGAGAAGGACAATAAAGATAAATTGAGAGTTTACGAATATGCCAAATCGCTCAATATGAGCAGCAAGGAAATTATTACGATACTAAAGCGTTTGAACATACCAGTCAACAATCATATGAGCGTAATGGAGAATGATGCCGTGAAGAAGGTCGAACAGTTTTTCCGTGATGTAAAAGCAAATGCGCAAGCCAAACGAGAAGGAGGGCAACCTTCGAAGCCGCAAGCGCAGACGAGTCAAGCGGGAACGAAGCAGACCGAAGCGGCGAAAAAGCCGGAACAGCACAAAGATTCGAACGACAGACCGCAAGGCCAGCGCGGATCGCGCGATGGCCAGCGCCAACCGCAGCGCGGCGATCAGCAGCGTGATGGGAATCGCGGGCAAGCGGGACGCAATTCAGATCGCAATGCGCAGCGTGGCGGAGGCGGTCAACGAGATCAACAGAGACAGGGCGAGAAGCAAACGACAATGAATACGAGACCGAACCAAACCAACAACAGACCGGGCGGACAGGATTCAACACAACGCAAGCCTCAGGGCGGAACGAACAATACGAACCGTGGCGGCGGACCGGGCGGATCAGCGAACAATGCGAACCGCGGCGGCGGCCAAGGCGGCCAAGGTGGCCAAGGTGGCCAAGGACAACGGCAAGGGAAGCCCGGCAATGCGCCAGCTTCCAACCGTTCCAACCCGCCGCGCCGCTTCGAGGATTCCAACGCGAAGGACGGCAAGCGGAACAATAAGCCAGGCAACCGCCGCTTCGATGACAACAACAAGTTCGGCGGTTCCCGGGGCGGACAAGGCCGCGGCCGCAACAAAGGCCGGAACAACAATCAGCAGCAGGAGCGCCGCGAGAAAATCGATAACACACCGAAGAAAATTATCGTTCGCGGTGCGATGACGGTTGGAGAACTGGCGAAGCTGCTTCATAAGGACGCTTCCGAGGTCATCAAGAAGCTGTTGTTCCTCGGAGTCATGGCGACGATCAATCAGGAAGTCGATCTGGACACGATCCAGCTAATTGCCGATGAGTTCAAGGTCGAAGTCGATCTGAAGCTTCCGGCTATCGAGGATCCGTTCGAAGCAGAGGAAGAAATGGACGACGAGGCCGATCTGATGGAGCGTCCGCCGGTCGTTACGATTATGGGTCACGTCGACCACGGGAAGACGACGCTGCTCGATGCTATCCGCAAGACGAACGTTACTAGCGGCGAAGCGGGCGGCATTACCCAGCATATCGGTGCATACCAAGTTGAATTCAATCAGAAGAAGATTACGTTCCTGGATACCCCGGGCCACGAAGCGTTCACGCTCATGCGGGCGCGCGGCGCGCAGGTAACGGACATTACGATTATCGTCGTCGCTGCGGATGACGGCGTTATGCCGCAGACGGTAGAGGCGATCAGCCATGCGAAGGCGGCCAACGTTCCGATCATTGTCGCTGTCAACAAAATTGACAAGCCCGAGGCAAATCCGGATCGGGTGAAGCAAGAATTGACCGAGTATGAGCTCGTACCGGAGGAGTGGGGCGGAGACACGATCTTCGTCAACGTATCTGCGAAGCAGCGCATGGGTCTGGAAGAACTGCTTGAAATGATTCTGCTCGTCTCCGAGGTCAATGAATTCAAGGCAAATCCGGACAAACGCGCCCGCGGCACCGTCATTGAAGCCGAGCTCGACAAAGGACGCGGCCCGGTTGCCCGCATTCTCGTGCAGCACGGCACCTTGCGCGTCGGTGACGCGTTCGTCGCAGGCACATGCTTCGGGCGGGTGCGCGCGATGGTCAATGACAAGGGACGCCGGCTCAAGGAGGCAGGCCCGTCGACGCCGGTTGAGATTACCGGTCTGACGGACGTTCCGCAAGCGGGCGATCCGTTCATGGCGTTCGAGGAAGAGCGCAAAGCCCGCTCCATCGCCGAGAAGCGCGCGACGACGCTTCGGGAAAGCCAGTGGGGGGCGAACTCCCGCGTCACCTTGGACGATCTGTTCAAGCATATTAAAGAAGGCGAGATGAAGGAACTCAACGTCATCATCAAAGCGGACGTTCAGGGATCGGTAGAAGCACTGCGCGGATCGCTCGAGAAGATCGATGTCGAGGGCGTACGCGTGAAGATCATTCATTCCGGCGCCGGGGCAATAACCGAATCGGATATTATTCTCGCGACGGCGTCTAACGCGATTGTTGTCGGCTTCAACGTGCGTCCGGACGCGCAAGCGAAAGCGACGGCCGATCAAGAGAAGGTGGACATCCGCCTGCACCGCGTCATCTATTCCATCGTGGAAGAGATTGAACAGGCGATGAAGGGGATGCTGGATCCGGAGTACAAGGAAGTCGTCATCGGACACGCGGAAGTGCGCCATACGTTCAAGGTCGGCAAGGTCGGAACGATCGCCGGCTGTATGGTCACGCAGGGCAAGATTTCGCGTTCTGCCGATGCTCGCCTGATTCGCGACGGCATCGTCGTGTTCGACGGCAAGATCGACTCCTTGAAGCGCTTCAAGGACGATGCCAAGGAAGTGGCGCAAGGCTACGAGTGCGGAATTATGCTGGAGAAGTTCAATGATATCAAGGAAGGCGACATTATCGAGGCATTCGTCATGGAAGCCGTTGAACGATAA
- the rbfA gene encoding 30S ribosome-binding factor RbfA has translation MANFRSGRVGEQMKKELSQLIQLELKDPRIGFVTVTGVDVTNDLSLARVYLSVMGTEEEKEDTIKALEKASGFLRSEVGKRIRLRHTPELSFKIDASIEYGSRIEKLLGDIRDDRETT, from the coding sequence ATGGCAAACTTCCGATCCGGACGGGTTGGCGAACAGATGAAAAAAGAGCTGAGCCAGCTCATCCAATTGGAATTAAAAGATCCTCGAATCGGGTTTGTCACGGTGACGGGCGTCGATGTGACGAATGACCTGTCGCTGGCCAGAGTTTATCTCAGTGTGATGGGGACGGAAGAAGAAAAGGAAGATACGATCAAAGCACTGGAAAAGGCCAGCGGCTTTCTCCGCTCCGAGGTCGGCAAGCGAATCCGTCTGCGCCATACGCCGGAGCTGTCGTTCAAGATTGATGCTTCCATTGAGTACGGCAGCCGGATAGAAAAACTGCTTGGCGATATTCGCGACGATCGCGAGACGACATAA
- a CDS encoding DHH family phosphoesterase, with protein MAEMLSDRYADDIERACAFLRSCDDVLVVSHVQPDGDAISSTLVIGWLLDKWNKKYRLVNENGVPSRLADLPMAEQIDSYQDGEGEPEQKYSTVICVDCADYARIGKIANWVAPDARILNIDHHPTNDRYGEAALIRDNAAATAEILYDLLLAAGVDLDEKVGTMLYTGLLTDTGGFRYSSTTPHVMSVASELLKLGVQGNAIADRLLETMSMAQLKLIQRGLSRLTFTPDQRVGWLFITPDDMRETGAVNEDLEGLVNYARNVEGVDVGLLFKQIDDQNVKVSMRSSERVDVSAIAKSFGGGGHVRAAGCKVSGMLDDIIIQVVERVKQEL; from the coding sequence ATGGCAGAAATGTTATCCGACCGCTACGCCGACGATATCGAGCGCGCATGCGCGTTCCTGCGATCATGCGACGATGTGCTCGTCGTGTCGCATGTGCAGCCGGACGGGGATGCGATCAGTTCTACGCTCGTCATCGGCTGGCTCTTGGACAAATGGAATAAAAAATATCGGCTGGTTAACGAAAATGGCGTGCCGAGCCGGCTGGCTGACTTGCCGATGGCCGAGCAGATCGACAGTTACCAGGATGGGGAAGGCGAGCCGGAGCAGAAATATTCGACCGTCATATGCGTGGATTGCGCTGACTATGCCCGGATCGGCAAGATAGCGAATTGGGTTGCCCCAGATGCCCGCATTTTGAATATCGATCATCATCCAACGAATGACCGCTATGGCGAGGCGGCCCTGATTCGCGACAATGCCGCGGCGACAGCGGAGATTCTATATGATCTTCTGCTGGCAGCGGGCGTCGACTTGGACGAAAAGGTCGGGACGATGCTCTATACCGGGCTGCTGACCGATACAGGCGGCTTCCGCTACAGCAGTACGACTCCGCATGTGATGAGCGTCGCCTCCGAACTGCTGAAGCTGGGGGTTCAAGGGAACGCCATCGCGGATCGGCTGCTGGAAACGATGTCGATGGCGCAGCTGAAGTTGATTCAGCGCGGATTGTCCCGGCTCACCTTTACTCCGGATCAGCGAGTCGGCTGGCTCTTCATCACGCCGGATGATATGCGGGAGACGGGAGCGGTCAATGAAGACCTGGAAGGCCTCGTTAACTATGCCCGCAATGTGGAAGGCGTCGACGTCGGGCTGCTGTTCAAGCAAATTGATGATCAGAACGTCAAGGTGAGCATGCGTTCTTCGGAACGTGTCGATGTCTCCGCGATTGCGAAATCGTTCGGAGGCGGAGGTCATGTTCGGGCTGCCGGATGCAAAGTAAGCGGCATGCTGGATGATATCATTATTCAAGTAGTGGAACGGGTGAAACAAGAATTATGA